A section of the Spirochaetota bacterium genome encodes:
- the thiL gene encoding thiamine-phosphate kinase, translating to MQGAGGIHKGEIPGLMRITSEWDLLGKIRERVGKTGLPHPESLFKGIGDDCAVFAVDDSTFGLLTTDISVEHVHFSRDFGRPADIGFKAMMGNVSDIASMCGSPRFALVAIGIPADTMEEYVLELYEGMIEAANQSGTIIAGGDTSKSDVLTLSIALYGEVPRKKLAARDGAAAGDIVYLTSTTGDSMAGLEILKTGDRARIGRYPDLVRKHVRPMARVGIVQEISQVFAPTAMVDVSDGILSDLRHICTESGRGFVIDTDALPISPGLKAFTRETGSDPRTYALESGEEYELLFTSPRDLSATMNVNLNGIPVTAIGKITDKGYSLVRNGVMVKAGTGGFDHFK from the coding sequence ATGCAGGGCGCGGGCGGAATTCATAAAGGAGAAATACCTGGGCTGATGCGCATCACGAGCGAGTGGGACCTCCTGGGCAAGATCCGGGAACGCGTGGGGAAAACGGGCCTTCCGCATCCCGAATCTCTTTTTAAGGGGATCGGGGACGATTGCGCCGTCTTCGCCGTCGACGATTCCACATTCGGGCTTCTCACCACCGATATCAGCGTCGAGCACGTGCATTTCAGCAGGGACTTCGGCAGACCGGCGGATATCGGCTTCAAGGCCATGATGGGCAACGTATCGGATATCGCATCGATGTGCGGCTCGCCCCGCTTCGCGCTTGTCGCGATCGGCATCCCCGCCGACACGATGGAGGAATACGTTCTGGAGCTGTACGAGGGCATGATAGAGGCCGCGAACCAGTCGGGAACCATAATCGCGGGGGGCGACACCTCAAAATCGGACGTGCTTACGCTTAGCATCGCGCTCTACGGCGAGGTCCCCAGGAAAAAACTCGCTGCGCGCGACGGCGCGGCAGCGGGCGACATCGTCTACCTGACGTCCACGACCGGCGACTCGATGGCCGGGCTCGAGATACTCAAAACCGGCGACCGTGCGCGCATCGGCCGCTACCCGGACCTGGTTCGAAAACACGTGAGACCCATGGCGCGGGTCGGCATCGTCCAGGAAATTTCCCAGGTGTTCGCGCCCACGGCGATGGTGGACGTTTCGGACGGGATACTATCGGACCTCCGCCATATCTGCACGGAAAGCGGCAGGGGATTCGTAATCGATACCGACGCGCTTCCCATCTCCCCCGGCCTCAAGGCGTTCACCCGGGAAACGGGATCCGATCCCCGCACCTACGCGCTCGAGAGCGGCGAGGAATACGAGCTGCTCTTCACCTCGCCGCGCGACCTGAGCGCCACCATGAATGTCAACCTTAACGGGATCCCGGTCACCGCGATCGGCAAGATCACCGACAAGGGATACTCGCTCGTCCGCAACGGCGTAATGGTAAAGGCCGGGACGGGCGGATTCGATCACTTCAAGTAA
- a CDS encoding glutamate--tRNA ligase has translation MRVRFAPSPTGFLHIGNARTAVCNYVIAKKTGATYVLRIEDTDMERSSLESEKSILEDLRWLGIRWDEGPDAGGDLGPYRQSERFDIYRTYTEKLLAQGKAYHCYCSPEELEAGRRSATSEGRPFVYPGTCRNLSETQRRNFETQGRRPTVRFLVPDGETIAINDHVKGRVVFASENIGGDFIIVRSDGTPIYNYIVTIDDTLMKITHVIRGEDHLPNTPKQVLIARALGLPEPEYAHLALVLGPDRAKLSKRHGITSVEMYRREGYLPEALVNYLSMLGWATESGEEIIPFEEIVRQIELEHLARSAAVFDFVKLRWMNGNYIRSADPGRITDLCIPYLEEAGFDTASFPRPWLEKVIDLVRGNCEVLSDVTKFAPPFLAEVMEPDAEADAMLREDDSKKIIAEAQRLLSGELNEDNFSTELVNRIKAGTGLKGKKLFHPVRALLTGSLAGPELDLAIPLIGYKKCRARAEFIKEKYLG, from the coding sequence ATGAGAGTCAGATTCGCGCCAAGCCCCACGGGTTTTCTCCATATCGGGAACGCGCGCACCGCGGTGTGCAACTATGTGATAGCGAAAAAGACGGGCGCGACCTACGTGCTGCGCATCGAGGACACCGACATGGAGCGAAGCTCCCTCGAATCCGAGAAATCCATTCTCGAGGATCTCCGCTGGCTGGGCATCCGCTGGGACGAGGGGCCGGACGCAGGGGGGGACTTAGGGCCCTACCGGCAGTCCGAGCGATTCGACATCTATCGCACCTATACCGAGAAGCTTCTCGCACAGGGGAAAGCCTATCACTGCTACTGCTCCCCGGAGGAGCTCGAGGCGGGACGCAGGAGCGCGACGAGCGAGGGAAGGCCGTTCGTATATCCCGGCACCTGCCGCAACCTGTCGGAAACTCAGCGCCGGAATTTCGAGACCCAGGGACGCAGGCCCACCGTGCGTTTCCTGGTACCCGACGGGGAGACGATAGCCATTAATGATCACGTCAAGGGACGCGTCGTGTTCGCGAGCGAGAATATCGGCGGCGACTTCATCATCGTCCGCTCGGACGGCACGCCCATATATAACTATATAGTGACCATAGACGACACCCTCATGAAGATCACGCACGTGATCCGCGGCGAGGACCATCTGCCCAACACGCCCAAGCAGGTGCTTATCGCGCGGGCGCTGGGGCTCCCCGAGCCGGAATACGCGCACCTGGCGCTCGTGCTGGGGCCCGACCGCGCGAAGCTCTCCAAGCGCCACGGCATCACCTCGGTAGAGATGTACCGCCGGGAAGGCTATCTGCCCGAGGCGCTGGTGAACTATCTTTCCATGCTCGGATGGGCAACCGAGTCCGGCGAAGAGATCATCCCCTTCGAAGAAATCGTCCGGCAGATCGAGCTTGAGCACCTCGCCCGCAGCGCGGCGGTCTTCGATTTCGTGAAGCTGCGCTGGATGAACGGGAACTACATTCGAAGCGCGGACCCGGGACGCATAACCGACCTCTGCATTCCCTACCTCGAGGAGGCGGGGTTCGATACCGCTTCGTTCCCGCGCCCCTGGCTCGAGAAAGTCATCGACCTTGTGCGGGGCAACTGCGAGGTGCTTTCCGATGTCACGAAATTCGCGCCGCCCTTCCTGGCAGAGGTGATGGAACCCGACGCCGAGGCGGACGCGATGCTGCGCGAGGACGATTCGAAAAAGATCATCGCCGAGGCGCAGCGCCTCCTCTCCGGCGAGCTCAACGAAGATAATTTTTCGACCGAGCTCGTCAACCGCATCAAGGCGGGAACGGGCTTGAAGGGCAAAAAGCTATTCCACCCGGTACGGGCGCTGCTCACGGGCTCGCTCGCGGGACCGGAGCTCGACCTGGCGATACCGCTTATCGGCTACAAGAAATGCAGGGCGCGGGCGGAATTCATAAAGGAGAAATACCTGGGCTGA
- a CDS encoding YgiT-type zinc finger protein produces the protein MECSCGGVLIEGRSTYRKGSENFFFTLENIPAFQCMRCGKVLFTDEVVEKIRKLEQRLERDANEIVTGKPSVRLGDY, from the coding sequence ATGGAATGCAGCTGCGGCGGCGTGCTCATCGAGGGCAGGAGTACCTATCGAAAGGGCTCCGAAAACTTCTTTTTCACCCTCGAAAACATACCGGCCTTCCAGTGCATGCGTTGCGGCAAGGTGCTTTTCACCGACGAGGTCGTCGAGAAGATCCGCAAGCTCGAACAGCGGCTGGAACGCGACGCCAACGAGATCGTGACGGGCAAACCCTCCGTACGGCTGGGGGATTATTAG
- a CDS encoding GGDEF domain-containing protein, producing the protein MENMLSKQEYYVNQAARVLPSEWERVMNSVEFAFQPIVNPLTGITFGLEALVRGTERAGFASIQDMFDTAFREGTLFGLDIRLRILAIERFGALSFHRKVKLFYNYDPRVHEMSDYTCGITEQILADANLDHSVITFEISERYKVRSDGEFMDFLALCRKRGFKIAIDDFGAGFSGFELFYYSEPDFLKFDRFLISGIDSDVKKRTFCAHILSLARLFGVVSIAEGIETEKEFRACSDLGFDLVQGYYIAQPAHRGDGLAYAYGHVRELALSNRRAAAGDAGSLRRQMIPLETIGAGDGMEVIFKRFNRNSGSSFFPVLDGQGFPLGILHERKIKKFVYSPFGYDLLIRKRLHQYLESFMEKCPIVDINTPQEKILEVFVNNPGADGVIITEDLQYRGFLTSTSLLHLINEQNLALARELNPLTKLPGNILVTRFITDTLERGVRSWFIYFDLDNFKPFNDRFGFRQGDRAIVLFGDILRKHFTDGGCFAGHIGGDDFFVGVRGDEGLSADAVRIKVSECMEEFNLIVATFYEAQEIASGYYGARDRYGTWREFPLLTVSAAVLEVEEGCGIGAVELVFDRLARLKRQVKGREKEIPSYHSGEWKSVPRLAYQMLGCGGYHLTVDGK; encoded by the coding sequence ATGGAAAACATGCTGTCGAAACAGGAATACTACGTAAATCAGGCGGCCAGGGTTCTCCCGTCCGAATGGGAGCGCGTGATGAATTCGGTGGAGTTTGCCTTCCAGCCCATCGTAAATCCGCTCACCGGGATCACGTTCGGCCTCGAGGCCCTGGTGCGCGGTACCGAAAGGGCGGGTTTTGCCTCGATCCAGGACATGTTCGATACCGCGTTTCGCGAAGGGACGCTCTTTGGCCTTGATATCCGCCTTCGCATACTCGCGATCGAGCGCTTTGGAGCCCTTTCGTTCCATCGCAAGGTGAAGCTCTTCTATAATTACGACCCCAGGGTCCACGAGATGTCCGATTATACCTGCGGGATCACCGAGCAAATCCTTGCCGATGCGAATCTCGACCACAGCGTGATCACCTTCGAGATAAGCGAGCGGTACAAGGTCCGTTCGGACGGCGAATTCATGGATTTCCTGGCGCTGTGCCGGAAGCGCGGATTCAAGATCGCGATTGACGATTTCGGCGCCGGGTTTTCGGGATTCGAGCTCTTTTATTATTCCGAGCCCGACTTCCTCAAGTTCGATCGCTTTCTCATAAGCGGTATCGACTCCGACGTGAAGAAGCGCACCTTCTGCGCGCATATCCTGAGCCTCGCCAGGCTTTTTGGCGTCGTGAGCATCGCCGAGGGGATCGAAACGGAGAAGGAATTCCGCGCGTGTTCCGATCTCGGCTTCGACCTGGTGCAGGGGTATTATATCGCGCAACCGGCGCACCGGGGGGACGGGCTGGCATACGCGTATGGACATGTAAGGGAGCTTGCGCTGAGCAACCGGCGCGCCGCCGCCGGCGACGCGGGGAGCCTGAGACGGCAGATGATTCCCCTGGAGACGATCGGCGCGGGGGACGGGATGGAGGTCATCTTCAAGCGGTTTAACCGTAATTCCGGGTCCAGCTTCTTCCCGGTACTGGACGGGCAGGGGTTTCCGCTGGGCATCCTGCACGAGCGGAAGATCAAGAAGTTCGTGTATTCTCCCTTCGGGTACGACCTGCTCATCCGCAAGCGACTCCACCAATACCTTGAAAGCTTCATGGAGAAATGCCCCATCGTCGATATCAATACCCCGCAGGAGAAAATCCTCGAGGTCTTCGTGAATAATCCGGGGGCGGACGGGGTGATAATAACCGAGGACTTGCAGTACCGGGGCTTTCTCACCTCGACCTCGCTCTTGCACCTCATAAACGAACAAAACCTCGCCTTGGCGCGCGAGCTTAATCCGCTTACGAAGCTTCCCGGAAACATCCTCGTGACCCGTTTCATCACGGATACCCTCGAGCGCGGCGTGCGGTCCTGGTTCATCTATTTCGACCTGGACAATTTCAAGCCGTTCAACGACCGGTTCGGCTTCCGGCAGGGCGACCGGGCGATCGTGCTCTTTGGGGACATCCTGAGAAAACATTTTACGGACGGGGGATGTTTTGCGGGGCATATTGGGGGCGACGATTTCTTCGTGGGCGTGCGCGGCGATGAGGGTTTATCCGCGGACGCGGTGCGGATCAAGGTCTCCGAATGCATGGAGGAGTTCAACCTGATCGTGGCGACCTTTTACGAGGCACAGGAGATCGCATCGGGGTATTACGGCGCCCGTGACAGGTACGGCACGTGGAGGGAATTTCCGCTCCTTACCGTGAGCGCGGCGGTCCTCGAAGTGGAGGAAGGCTGCGGAATAGGCGCGGTGGAGCTCGTCTTCGACCGGCTTGCCAGGCTGAAACGGCAGGTTAAAGGGCGCGAAAAAGAGATTCCCTCGTATCATTCGGGGGAGTGGAAAAGCGTCCCCCGGTTAGCTTACCAGATGCTGGGCTGCGGGGGATACCATTTAACCGTAGATGGAAAATAG
- a CDS encoding DOMON domain-containing protein: MKSRCRAKRILFLMFIGLFALAAVNCGKEKPADKPLETGTAAKGDQGYTFKVAADKMQLQWSLAGETLTVKLKAPTSGWVGVGFNPTDSMKDANFVMGLVKEGKVTVSSQYGTAKNLHKNVTDLGGKSYVTNAAGKEENNETEISFSMPLKSGDSLDRPITANADTVVLLAYGPGDILAQQHVYRARLKINLSTGAYTLMASAKQ, from the coding sequence ATGAAATCACGCTGTAGGGCAAAACGCATCCTCTTCCTGATGTTTATCGGACTGTTCGCGCTTGCGGCGGTCAATTGCGGCAAGGAAAAGCCGGCGGACAAGCCCCTTGAAACGGGAACTGCGGCGAAAGGCGACCAGGGTTACACCTTCAAGGTCGCTGCCGACAAGATGCAGCTTCAGTGGAGCCTGGCGGGCGAAACGCTCACCGTAAAGCTGAAGGCCCCCACGAGCGGGTGGGTGGGCGTCGGCTTCAACCCCACGGACAGCATGAAGGACGCGAACTTCGTCATGGGCCTCGTGAAGGAAGGGAAGGTCACCGTGAGCAGCCAGTATGGGACCGCGAAGAACCTGCATAAGAATGTGACGGACCTTGGTGGGAAGAGCTACGTGACGAACGCGGCGGGGAAGGAAGAGAACAACGAAACCGAGATCAGTTTCAGCATGCCGCTCAAGTCCGGGGACAGCCTCGACCGGCCCATCACTGCCAACGCCGATACGGTGGTGCTTCTCGCATACGGTCCCGGCGATATCCTCGCCCAGCAGCACGTGTACCGGGCGCGCCTGAAAATAAACCTTTCTACCGGCGCCTATACGCTCATGGCGAGCGCGAAACAGTAG
- a CDS encoding SCO family protein yields MRSTWSIILPLFMAAVLCGPLYGHEDHEGAGISPGMQEKRSGVVGDTGGAPADRKDVGMDEKLGAKIPGEAVFLDENGRKLTLASYLDKPTLVLPLYYTCPQTCGLMLGHLATALGDVPLVPGRDFRVLALSIDEQDDPASATRAKTNYFKLVRKEFPEGDWRFLTGDAANIRAFTDAIGFRFKKTGTRDFIHPNVLIVLAHDGTVIRYLYGPTFLPFDIGMAITEAEKGTPSLSVRKLVSLCFQYEPENGTYKFSAIRIVITVMLAFLAIIMYLLLRKNSARRPAA; encoded by the coding sequence ATGAGATCGACCTGGTCGATAATCCTGCCCCTGTTCATGGCCGCGGTCCTGTGCGGCCCCTTGTACGGACATGAAGATCATGAAGGGGCCGGCATCTCGCCCGGGATGCAGGAAAAGCGCTCCGGCGTCGTGGGAGATACGGGGGGCGCCCCCGCAGACAGGAAAGACGTGGGCATGGATGAAAAGCTGGGTGCGAAGATTCCCGGTGAGGCCGTCTTCCTGGATGAAAATGGCCGGAAGCTCACCCTGGCCTCGTACCTGGATAAACCCACGCTTGTGCTTCCCCTCTACTACACGTGCCCCCAAACGTGCGGCCTCATGCTCGGTCATCTCGCGACGGCGCTGGGCGACGTTCCGCTCGTTCCGGGCAGGGATTTCCGCGTGCTCGCCCTGAGTATCGACGAGCAGGACGACCCGGCGAGCGCGACCCGGGCCAAGACGAATTATTTCAAGCTGGTCCGCAAGGAATTTCCCGAGGGGGACTGGCGTTTCCTCACCGGGGACGCCGCGAATATCCGCGCTTTTACGGATGCGATCGGGTTCCGGTTCAAAAAAACGGGCACACGGGATTTCATTCATCCCAATGTGCTGATAGTCCTTGCGCATGACGGAACCGTGATCCGGTATCTCTATGGACCCACGTTCCTTCCTTTTGATATAGGAATGGCGATCACCGAGGCGGAGAAGGGCACTCCCTCGCTTTCGGTCCGGAAACTGGTGAGCCTGTGCTTCCAGTACGAGCCGGAAAACGGAACCTATAAATTCAGCGCGATCAGGATCGTGATCACCGTGATGCTCGCCTTTCTGGCGATAATCATGTACCTATTGTTAAGAAAGAATTCGGCGAGGAGACCGGCCGCATGA